From Drosophila nasuta strain 15112-1781.00 chromosome X, ASM2355853v1, whole genome shotgun sequence, one genomic window encodes:
- the LOC132795044 gene encoding ras GTPase-activating protein raskol isoform X4 → MGRRTYLNRAYAISYPSRVEGWLDVCETEGELTRLIKTLPWGPLYCVLQQDDQTFTAYCSEEISIFPATPKKELELGDVCYEDIPRVRLDRVRRPAKALWDGPPTLAEENEDSDTCLGSGMNGLNDIVLNTTLYNDLDTSYEKACRRGSAPTTPILGSKQHQPEHNAASRFTNFFSKRTNPLKRTKSVTKLERTKRGSGGLRGSRSHESLLSSHAVMSTIDLSCSGAVGVAPVHQSVLGRRHCFQVRGGPRGERYYSCGSRQERDLWIYSLRKSIAPNAEHTRRTDNSLKLWVYEAKNLPAKKKYFCELQLDKTLYGRTSVKLQTDLLFWGEYFDFPDIPEINVITVNVFREVDKKKKRDKYQFVGSVKIPVHEVTSRLICEDWYPIMSEKASDSLGRGGLSGGTGSGKDKEREVLPTLRIKCRFQSTDILPINVYGNFLGYLKENYKRVCETLEPVIGVKAKEDIGQALVLLMHAQGLAGAFLTDVVALDLLRVGDQRLTFRGNSLATKSMEAFLKLTGEQYLQDTLSAPINELIQSERDCEVDPTKTSGSSAGSLQRQQAALRGAVRNAWQCIYESHKHFPPQLRACFATFRERLQQLGRQDMADNLISASIFLRFLCPAILSPSLFNITSELPSARATRNLTLVAKTLQTLANFTRFQGKENFMEFLNDFLEQEASRMQQFLEYISTRPEHATPDSILDWAGYIDQGKQLSILHSLLSESLAKLPEARQHELDPLQHILDDISRAKELSSGGHALGSGYLPTVMSTHSIASENQENRQPSDGMHQSMSGMGMGMGHGHGHGLGHGMGIGMAPSSSTTSLHPQQQQQQQQQQQQQLAQPQHAVVSKPVPAERGIMRGVLTPSALEKNIFRYNDPTVNARLQQQQQLDVHHQQQQQLLSNSQSSIAAAATGGSGGYMSSPVLQHAQSQSSMASSSLNGSSSNLLMQPHPAQQQQQQQHCPPAPQTSAASTMERMERLERLGQQSYQYVVNGNGNGGSNDYESSTAGSRARTLPRNNNNNATTTNGNSNANNNNACNNSIQSGSYDDMHGEFIQISGLDTSSAFVRKSPTPLMKASGGEGGAAGAGAGTRGGNSTRINRHNLNLNLGIPDHSGHNYATRAPLNPNSNMPKNLEDLDDLFKYAEEHEVIAADAQLPAGGSGNGSSNHVVAQSSKQQLSAKSSHCSSGYQSISTNPSPAQSSSPVEGQQQQQQQSQQQQQQQLKLGAPLAFKNPSYQLQSSNCSGMPQQTPSSSSAGSSRGPATPQQFGGRAKPLGAGLVAARAAFLNSGGTLDAATLTPSSSDEQLSADNYYSYAAAAAAGANVTGGKLEAQRSLSGGSSSSNSNSGKPHAYGRLNGPLKREDVYGSTGNNGGGINVVGYAMSTSHHLHQQQQQQQLTHHQHLQQQQQQQQQLQLEHKQYGSSGASSTGGASTTAVAQRRLSLDSARTLSDSSTDTEGHCNQLQEGKRRRQLRSSGGGGAASESGLGKGYDQNGEIQLLQETLDTLRHTLDRDEAELRDSSDELFALQRPGGAANGNGIGNLSQQSESTMRSIIDRLITMEEELRREQLKMSLALSHKQRVIEEQGQQIAALDAANSRLLSALTALRQRYETQQQQQQQQQQQQQHQAPKNQKPQ, encoded by the exons ATACTTCATATGAGAAGGCCTGTCGCCGTGGCTCGGCGCCCACAACGCCCATTCTGGGCAGCAAACAGCATCAGCCGGAACATAATGCGGCCTCCCGCTTTACCAATTTCTTTAGCAAGAG AACGAATCCCCTGAAGCGCACAAAATCGGTGACCAAATTGGAACGCACCAAGCGCGGCTCGGGCGGATTACGCGGCTCGCGTTCACACGAGAGTTTGCTGTCCAGTCATGCGGTGATGTCCACCATAG ATCTGTCGTGCAGCGGcgctgtgggcgtggcacccGTGCATCAATCGGTGCTGGGGCGTAGACACTGCTTCCAGGTGCGCGGAGGTCCGCGAGGTGAACGCTATTATTCATGCGGTTCGCGGCAAGAACGCGATCTATGGATCTACTCGCTGCGCAAGTCGATTGCACCGAATGCGGAGCACACACGACGCACCGACAACTCGCTGAAGTTGTGGGTCTATGAGGCAAAGAATCTGCCTGCGaagaagaaatacttttgcgaACTGCAGCTGGACAAAACCCTCTACGGCCGGACGAGCGTGAAACTCCAGACGGATTTGCTGTTTTGGGGTGAATACTTTGATTTCCCCGACATACCCGAGATCAATGTGATCACGGTGAATGTGTTTCGTGAGGTggacaagaagaagaaacgcGACAAATATCAATTCGTTGGCTCCGTGAAGATCCCCGTACACGAAGTGACGTCCCGTCTCATCTGCGAGGATTGGTATCCGATAATGAGCGAGAAGGCAAGCGACAGTCTCGGTCGCGGTGGCCTAAGCGGTGGCACCGGCAGCGGCAAGGACAAGGAACGCGAAGTGTTGCCCACGCTGCGGATCAAGTGTCGCTTCCAGAGCACCGACATATTGCCCATCAATGTGTACGGCAACTTTCTGGGCTACCTCAAGGAGAACTACAAACGGGTGTGCGAAACCCTCGAGCCGGTGATTGGCGTCAAGGCCAAGGAGGACATTGGCCAGGCGCTTGTGTTGCTGATGCATGCCCAGGGATTAGCTGGCGCTTTCCTCACCGATGTCGTTGCCCTCGATCTGTTGCGGGTGGGCGATCAACGGTTGACGTTTCGCGGCAACTCGCTGGCCACCAAGAGCATGGAGGCGTTCCTCAAGCTGACGGGCGAACAGTATTTGCAGGACACACTCTCGGCACCGATCAACGAGTTGATTCAATCGGAACGCGACTGCGAAGTGGATCCCACGAAGACGAGCGGCTCGTCGGCGGGTTCGCTGCAACGGCAGCAGGCGGCATTGCGGGGCGCTGTCCGCAATGCGTGGCAATGCATTTACGAGTCGCACAAACATTTCCCGCCGCAGTTGCGCGCCTGCTTTGCCACGTTCCGCGAGCGATTGCAGCAACTGGGTCGCCAGGATATGGCCGACAATCTGATCTCGGCGAGCATCTTTTTGCGCTTCCTCTGCCCGGCGATACTGTCGCCATCGCTGTTCAACATCACCAGCGAGCTGCCGTCGGCGCGTGCCACACGCAATCTGACGCTGGTGGCAAAGACGCTGCAAACGTTGGCGAATTTCACACGATTCCAGGGCAAGGAGAACTTTATGGAGTTTCTCAACGATTTCCTCGAACAGGAGGCGTCGCGCATGCAGCAATTCCTCGAGTACATCTCGACACGTCCGGAGCACGCGACACCCGATTCCATACTCGACTGGGCCGGCTACATCGATCAGGGCAAACAGTTGTCAATACTGCACAGTTTGCTCAGCGAGAGTCTGGCCAAGTTGCCGGAGGCGCGTCAGCATGAACTCGATCCGCTGCAGCACATACTCGACGACATCAGTCGGGCCAAGGAGCTGTCATCGGGTGGCCATGCCCTCGGCTCTGGCTATCTGCCCACTGTGATGTCCACGCACTCGATTGCCAGCGAGAATCAGGAGAATCGTCAGCCTTCCGATGGCATGCATCAGTCGATGTCCGgcatgggaatgggaatgggacaCGGACACGGCCATGGTCTGGGTCATGGAATGGGCATTGGGATGGCGCCCAGCAGTTCGACCACATCGTTGCatccacaacagcagcagcagcagcaacaacaacaacagcaacagctggcGCAGCCACAGCATGCGGTGGTCAGCAAACCGGTGCCCGCCGAGCGTGGCATTATGCGTGGCGTCCTCACGCCCAGCGCCCTCGAGAAGAACATCTTTCGGTACAATGATCCCACGGTGAATGCAcgtctgcagcagcagcagcaactcgatgtgcatcaccagcagcagcaacagttgctctCGAATTCACAGAGCTCGattgcggcagcagcaactggagGCAGCGGTGGCTACATGAGTTCCCCGGTGCTGCAGCATGCGCAGTCGCAGAGTTCGATGGCCTCTTCGTCGCtgaacggcagcagcagcaatctaCTGATGCAGCCACATCCcgcccagcaacagcagcagcagcaacattgtcCGCCCGCGCCACAAACAAGCGCTGCCAGCACGATGGAGCGCATGGAGCGTTTGGAGCGACTCGGACAGCAGAGCTATCAGTATGTGgtcaatggcaatggcaatggtgGCAGCAATGACTACGAATCCTCGACAGCGGGATCGCGTGCACGCACCTTGccacgcaacaacaacaacaacgcgacgacgacgaatggcaacagcaatgcgaacaacaacaatgcgtgcaacaacagcatacAGAGCGGCAGCTACGATGACATGCATGGCGAGTTCATACAGATCTCTGGCCTCGACACGAGCAGCGCCTTTGTCCGCAAATCCCCCACGCCCCTGATGAAGGCAAGTGGCGGGGAAGGGGGTGCAGCAGGAGCAGGTGCTGGCACGCGGGGCGGCAACAGCACACGCATCAATCGTCACAATCTGAACCTGAATCTGGGCATACCGGATCACTCGGGGCACAATTATGCGACGCGTGCACCGCTCAATCCCAACTCGAATATGCCCAAGAATCTGGAGGATCTCGACGATCTATTCAAGTATGCCGAAGAGCACGAAGTGATTGCTGCCGATGCACAGTTGCCAGCTGGTGGCAGcggcaatggcagcagcaatcaTGTCGTCGCGCAGAGCAGCAAGCAACAGTTGTCCGCTAAGAGCAGCCATTGCAGCTCGGGCTACCAAAGCATTTCCACCAATCCCTCGCCCGCACAATCCTCCAGTCCCGTCGAGggtcaacaacagcagcagcagcaatcacaacaacagcagcaacagcaactgaagcTAGGCGCACCGCTCGCCTTTAAGAATCCATCGTATCAGCTGCAGAGCAGCAACTGCAGTGGCATGCCACAGCAGACGCCGTCCTCCTCCTCAGCGGGCAGCAGTCGCGGTCCGGCGACGCCGCAACAGTTTGGCGGACGTGCGAAACCCTTGGGCGCCGGTCTGGTTGCAGCCCGTGCCGCGTTCCTCAACAGCGGCGGAACCTTGGACGCAGCCACGCTGACGCCCAGCTCCTCGGACGAACAGCTCTCGGCGGACAATTATTACAGCTatgcggcggcagcggcagcgggcGCCAATGTCACTGGCGGCAAACTGGAGGCGCAGCGTTCGctcagcggcggcagcagctccTCGAACTCCAATTCGGGTAAACCGCATGCTTACGGACGCTTGAATGGACCGCTGAAGCGTGAGGATGTCTACGGCAGTACAGGGAACAATGGGGGTGGCATAAATGTGGTGGGCTACGCAATGTCCACGTCGCATCATCttcaccagcagcaacagcagcagcagctgacaCATCATCAACaccttcagcagcagcagcagcaacaacagcaactgcagctggaGCACAAGCAATATGGCAGCAGTGGGGCAAGCAGCACTGGTGGCGCCTCCACGACGGCGGTGGCACAGCGTCGCCTCAGTCTCGACTCGGCGCGCACGCTCTCGGACAGCAGCACCGACACTGAGG GTCATTGCAATCAGCTGCAGGAGGGCAAACGACGGCGACAATTgcgcagcagcggcggcggcggcgccGCCTCGGAATCGGGTCTGGGCAAGGGCTACGATCAGAATGGCGAGATACAGCTGCTGCAGGAGACGCTCGACACGCTGCGTCACACGCTCGATCGCGACGAGGCCGAGTTGCGTGATTCCAGCGATGAGCTGTTCGCCTTGCAGCGTCCTGGCGGCGctgccaatggcaatggcatcgGCAATCTTAGCCAGCAATCGGAGTCAACCATGCGCAGCATTATTGACAG ACTCATCACCATGGAGGAAGAGCTGCGACGCGAGCAGCTGAAGATGTCATTGGCCCTGTCGCATAAGCAGCGTGTCATCGAGGAGCAGGGACAACAGATTGCAGCGCTAGACGCAGCCAACAGTCGACTGCTGAGCGCCTTGACTGCCCTGCGACAGCGCTACGagacgcaacagcagcagcagcagcaacaacagcagcagcaacagcatcaagcACCAAAGAACCAGAAGCCACAGTGA
- the LOC132795044 gene encoding ras GTPase-activating protein raskol isoform X5 — MGRRTYLNRAYAISYPSRVEGWLDVCETEGELTRLIKTLPWGPLYCVLQQDDQTFTAYCSEEISLGDVCYEDIPRVRLDRVRRPAKALWDGPPTLAEENEDSDTCLGSGMNGLNDIVLNTTLYNDLDTSYEKACRRGSAPTTPILGSKQHQPEHNAASRFTNFFSKRTNPLKRTKSVTKLERTKRGSGGLRGSRSHESLLSSHAVMSTIDLSCSGAVGVAPVHQSVLGRRHCFQVRGGPRGERYYSCGSRQERDLWIYSLRKSIAPNAEHTRRTDNSLKLWVYEAKNLPAKKKYFCELQLDKTLYGRTSVKLQTDLLFWGEYFDFPDIPEINVITVNVFREVDKKKKRDKYQFVGSVKIPVHEVTSRLICEDWYPIMSEKASDSLGRGGLSGGTGSGKDKEREVLPTLRIKCRFQSTDILPINVYGNFLGYLKENYKRVCETLEPVIGVKAKEDIGQALVLLMHAQGLAGAFLTDVVALDLLRVGDQRLTFRGNSLATKSMEAFLKLTGEQYLQDTLSAPINELIQSERDCEVDPTKTSGSSAGSLQRQQAALRGAVRNAWQCIYESHKHFPPQLRACFATFRERLQQLGRQDMADNLISASIFLRFLCPAILSPSLFNITSELPSARATRNLTLVAKTLQTLANFTRFQGKENFMEFLNDFLEQEASRMQQFLEYISTRPEHATPDSILDWAGYIDQGKQLSILHSLLSESLAKLPEARQHELDPLQHILDDISRAKELSSGGHALGSGYLPTVMSTHSIASENQENRQPSDGMHQSMSGMGMGMGHGHGHGLGHGMGIGMAPSSSTTSLHPQQQQQQQQQQQQQLAQPQHAVVSKPVPAERGIMRGVLTPSALEKNIFRYNDPTVNARLQQQQQLDVHHQQQQQLLSNSQSSIAAAATGGSGGYMSSPVLQHAQSQSSMASSSLNGSSSNLLMQPHPAQQQQQQQHCPPAPQTSAASTMERMERLERLGQQSYQYVVNGNGNGGSNDYESSTAGSRARTLPRNNNNNATTTNGNSNANNNNACNNSIQSGSYDDMHGEFIQISGLDTSSAFVRKSPTPLMKASGGEGGAAGAGAGTRGGNSTRINRHNLNLNLGIPDHSGHNYATRAPLNPNSNMPKNLEDLDDLFKYAEEHEVIAADAQLPAGGSGNGSSNHVVAQSSKQQLSAKSSHCSSGYQSISTNPSPAQSSSPVEGQQQQQQQSQQQQQQQLKLGAPLAFKNPSYQLQSSNCSGMPQQTPSSSSAGSSRGPATPQQFGGRAKPLGAGLVAARAAFLNSGGTLDAATLTPSSSDEQLSADNYYSYAAAAAAGANVTGGKLEAQRSLSGGSSSSNSNSGKPHAYGRLNGPLKREDVYGSTGNNGGGINVVGYAMSTSHHLHQQQQQQQLTHHQHLQQQQQQQQQLQLEHKQYGSSGASSTGGASTTAVAQRRLSLDSARTLSDSSTDTEGHCNQLQEGKRRRQLRSSGGGGAASESGLGKGYDQNGEIQLLQETLDTLRHTLDRDEAELRDSSDELFALQRPGGAANGNGIGNLSQQSESTMRSIIDRLITMEEELRREQLKMSLALSHKQRVIEEQGQQIAALDAANSRLLSALTALRQRYETQQQQQQQQQQQQQHQAPKNQKPQ; from the exons ATACTTCATATGAGAAGGCCTGTCGCCGTGGCTCGGCGCCCACAACGCCCATTCTGGGCAGCAAACAGCATCAGCCGGAACATAATGCGGCCTCCCGCTTTACCAATTTCTTTAGCAAGAG AACGAATCCCCTGAAGCGCACAAAATCGGTGACCAAATTGGAACGCACCAAGCGCGGCTCGGGCGGATTACGCGGCTCGCGTTCACACGAGAGTTTGCTGTCCAGTCATGCGGTGATGTCCACCATAG ATCTGTCGTGCAGCGGcgctgtgggcgtggcacccGTGCATCAATCGGTGCTGGGGCGTAGACACTGCTTCCAGGTGCGCGGAGGTCCGCGAGGTGAACGCTATTATTCATGCGGTTCGCGGCAAGAACGCGATCTATGGATCTACTCGCTGCGCAAGTCGATTGCACCGAATGCGGAGCACACACGACGCACCGACAACTCGCTGAAGTTGTGGGTCTATGAGGCAAAGAATCTGCCTGCGaagaagaaatacttttgcgaACTGCAGCTGGACAAAACCCTCTACGGCCGGACGAGCGTGAAACTCCAGACGGATTTGCTGTTTTGGGGTGAATACTTTGATTTCCCCGACATACCCGAGATCAATGTGATCACGGTGAATGTGTTTCGTGAGGTggacaagaagaagaaacgcGACAAATATCAATTCGTTGGCTCCGTGAAGATCCCCGTACACGAAGTGACGTCCCGTCTCATCTGCGAGGATTGGTATCCGATAATGAGCGAGAAGGCAAGCGACAGTCTCGGTCGCGGTGGCCTAAGCGGTGGCACCGGCAGCGGCAAGGACAAGGAACGCGAAGTGTTGCCCACGCTGCGGATCAAGTGTCGCTTCCAGAGCACCGACATATTGCCCATCAATGTGTACGGCAACTTTCTGGGCTACCTCAAGGAGAACTACAAACGGGTGTGCGAAACCCTCGAGCCGGTGATTGGCGTCAAGGCCAAGGAGGACATTGGCCAGGCGCTTGTGTTGCTGATGCATGCCCAGGGATTAGCTGGCGCTTTCCTCACCGATGTCGTTGCCCTCGATCTGTTGCGGGTGGGCGATCAACGGTTGACGTTTCGCGGCAACTCGCTGGCCACCAAGAGCATGGAGGCGTTCCTCAAGCTGACGGGCGAACAGTATTTGCAGGACACACTCTCGGCACCGATCAACGAGTTGATTCAATCGGAACGCGACTGCGAAGTGGATCCCACGAAGACGAGCGGCTCGTCGGCGGGTTCGCTGCAACGGCAGCAGGCGGCATTGCGGGGCGCTGTCCGCAATGCGTGGCAATGCATTTACGAGTCGCACAAACATTTCCCGCCGCAGTTGCGCGCCTGCTTTGCCACGTTCCGCGAGCGATTGCAGCAACTGGGTCGCCAGGATATGGCCGACAATCTGATCTCGGCGAGCATCTTTTTGCGCTTCCTCTGCCCGGCGATACTGTCGCCATCGCTGTTCAACATCACCAGCGAGCTGCCGTCGGCGCGTGCCACACGCAATCTGACGCTGGTGGCAAAGACGCTGCAAACGTTGGCGAATTTCACACGATTCCAGGGCAAGGAGAACTTTATGGAGTTTCTCAACGATTTCCTCGAACAGGAGGCGTCGCGCATGCAGCAATTCCTCGAGTACATCTCGACACGTCCGGAGCACGCGACACCCGATTCCATACTCGACTGGGCCGGCTACATCGATCAGGGCAAACAGTTGTCAATACTGCACAGTTTGCTCAGCGAGAGTCTGGCCAAGTTGCCGGAGGCGCGTCAGCATGAACTCGATCCGCTGCAGCACATACTCGACGACATCAGTCGGGCCAAGGAGCTGTCATCGGGTGGCCATGCCCTCGGCTCTGGCTATCTGCCCACTGTGATGTCCACGCACTCGATTGCCAGCGAGAATCAGGAGAATCGTCAGCCTTCCGATGGCATGCATCAGTCGATGTCCGgcatgggaatgggaatgggacaCGGACACGGCCATGGTCTGGGTCATGGAATGGGCATTGGGATGGCGCCCAGCAGTTCGACCACATCGTTGCatccacaacagcagcagcagcagcaacaacaacaacagcaacagctggcGCAGCCACAGCATGCGGTGGTCAGCAAACCGGTGCCCGCCGAGCGTGGCATTATGCGTGGCGTCCTCACGCCCAGCGCCCTCGAGAAGAACATCTTTCGGTACAATGATCCCACGGTGAATGCAcgtctgcagcagcagcagcaactcgatgtgcatcaccagcagcagcaacagttgctctCGAATTCACAGAGCTCGattgcggcagcagcaactggagGCAGCGGTGGCTACATGAGTTCCCCGGTGCTGCAGCATGCGCAGTCGCAGAGTTCGATGGCCTCTTCGTCGCtgaacggcagcagcagcaatctaCTGATGCAGCCACATCCcgcccagcaacagcagcagcagcaacattgtcCGCCCGCGCCACAAACAAGCGCTGCCAGCACGATGGAGCGCATGGAGCGTTTGGAGCGACTCGGACAGCAGAGCTATCAGTATGTGgtcaatggcaatggcaatggtgGCAGCAATGACTACGAATCCTCGACAGCGGGATCGCGTGCACGCACCTTGccacgcaacaacaacaacaacgcgacgacgacgaatggcaacagcaatgcgaacaacaacaatgcgtgcaacaacagcatacAGAGCGGCAGCTACGATGACATGCATGGCGAGTTCATACAGATCTCTGGCCTCGACACGAGCAGCGCCTTTGTCCGCAAATCCCCCACGCCCCTGATGAAGGCAAGTGGCGGGGAAGGGGGTGCAGCAGGAGCAGGTGCTGGCACGCGGGGCGGCAACAGCACACGCATCAATCGTCACAATCTGAACCTGAATCTGGGCATACCGGATCACTCGGGGCACAATTATGCGACGCGTGCACCGCTCAATCCCAACTCGAATATGCCCAAGAATCTGGAGGATCTCGACGATCTATTCAAGTATGCCGAAGAGCACGAAGTGATTGCTGCCGATGCACAGTTGCCAGCTGGTGGCAGcggcaatggcagcagcaatcaTGTCGTCGCGCAGAGCAGCAAGCAACAGTTGTCCGCTAAGAGCAGCCATTGCAGCTCGGGCTACCAAAGCATTTCCACCAATCCCTCGCCCGCACAATCCTCCAGTCCCGTCGAGggtcaacaacagcagcagcagcaatcacaacaacagcagcaacagcaactgaagcTAGGCGCACCGCTCGCCTTTAAGAATCCATCGTATCAGCTGCAGAGCAGCAACTGCAGTGGCATGCCACAGCAGACGCCGTCCTCCTCCTCAGCGGGCAGCAGTCGCGGTCCGGCGACGCCGCAACAGTTTGGCGGACGTGCGAAACCCTTGGGCGCCGGTCTGGTTGCAGCCCGTGCCGCGTTCCTCAACAGCGGCGGAACCTTGGACGCAGCCACGCTGACGCCCAGCTCCTCGGACGAACAGCTCTCGGCGGACAATTATTACAGCTatgcggcggcagcggcagcgggcGCCAATGTCACTGGCGGCAAACTGGAGGCGCAGCGTTCGctcagcggcggcagcagctccTCGAACTCCAATTCGGGTAAACCGCATGCTTACGGACGCTTGAATGGACCGCTGAAGCGTGAGGATGTCTACGGCAGTACAGGGAACAATGGGGGTGGCATAAATGTGGTGGGCTACGCAATGTCCACGTCGCATCATCttcaccagcagcaacagcagcagcagctgacaCATCATCAACaccttcagcagcagcagcagcaacaacagcaactgcagctggaGCACAAGCAATATGGCAGCAGTGGGGCAAGCAGCACTGGTGGCGCCTCCACGACGGCGGTGGCACAGCGTCGCCTCAGTCTCGACTCGGCGCGCACGCTCTCGGACAGCAGCACCGACACTGAGG GTCATTGCAATCAGCTGCAGGAGGGCAAACGACGGCGACAATTgcgcagcagcggcggcggcggcgccGCCTCGGAATCGGGTCTGGGCAAGGGCTACGATCAGAATGGCGAGATACAGCTGCTGCAGGAGACGCTCGACACGCTGCGTCACACGCTCGATCGCGACGAGGCCGAGTTGCGTGATTCCAGCGATGAGCTGTTCGCCTTGCAGCGTCCTGGCGGCGctgccaatggcaatggcatcgGCAATCTTAGCCAGCAATCGGAGTCAACCATGCGCAGCATTATTGACAG ACTCATCACCATGGAGGAAGAGCTGCGACGCGAGCAGCTGAAGATGTCATTGGCCCTGTCGCATAAGCAGCGTGTCATCGAGGAGCAGGGACAACAGATTGCAGCGCTAGACGCAGCCAACAGTCGACTGCTGAGCGCCTTGACTGCCCTGCGACAGCGCTACGagacgcaacagcagcagcagcagcaacaacagcagcagcaacagcatcaagcACCAAAGAACCAGAAGCCACAGTGA